AGTATCAGGCTTATGTTACTCAAGTAGAACTGGTTCATCGTGACGTAGAGCTCATGGATGGACTGAATTACGTGTTTGTAGGATTGAGACACGCAGGAAAATCGTATCTGATGTATCAGCGCATAGCACAGCTGCTGGAACAGGGGCATAAGCGGGAGGAAATCCTGTACTTCAACTTCGAGGATGACCGTATTGACTCCTTGGATGTGACCGACCTTGACCTGATAAAAACCTGTTATGAAGAAATGTATGACAGTCGTCCTATCTTCTTTCTCGACGAGGTTCAGCTGGTAGATAGATGGGAAAAGTTTGCCCGCAGGTTAGCAGATCAGAAATATCAGGTTTACATCACGGGTAGTAATGCCAAGATGTTGAGCAGCGAGATCGCGACAACACTCGGTGGCAGGTACATGATACATGAGGTGTATCCCTACTCCTTTGCCGAATATCTGAAGGCGAGCGGTATTGATGTAAAGGCAAAGAATGCCCTCTATACTTACGCTAAGGATATTGTAAGACTCTCTAATATCTATTTCCAGCATGGAGGTTTGCCAGAGACTGTAGGGATGAAGGAACCAAGGTCGTGGATGAGCAATCTCTTCAGTAAAATCTTCTTCGGTGATTTGGTGGCTCGATATAAGATTCGTAACGACTATGCCCTGCGGGTAATGATTCGCAAGATGGCAGAAAGCGTGAAGCAGCCATTATCTTACAGCAGAATAGCCAGTATCGTGAGCAGTACAGGAAAAAAACTCAGTACGGATGCCACGATAGATTATGTTGGCTACATGGCTGACACCTGGCTCATTTTGCCGTATGAGAATTTGTTCGGAAAGTTGCAGGACAAGGAATCCAACCGCAAGTATTATTTTACGGACAATGGTTTGCTTCATCTTTTTCTTGTAGATGCAGACACTTCGTTGCTGGAAAACATAGTTGCCGTCATGCTCAGGCGGAAATATGGTGACGGCAGCTATTTCTGGAACAGCAGGAATGCCGAGGTGGATTTTGTGATTCCGGAAGAAGAATTGGCCATACAGGTTTCCTACTCTATGTCAGATCCCGATACTTTTCGGCGGGAGACAGATGGGCTGATCAGGCTTTCTTCTGTCCAGAATGTCAAGCGGATGATTGTTGTGACAAAGGACGAGGAGGATATTGTAGAGAAGGATGGTTGCCGCATAGAGATAATCCCTCTATGGAAATGGCTGCTGGAATTCTGATAACAGACAAAAAGGCTGAACTTCGGGTTAGGAAGTTCAGCCTTTTGCTTATTTGTGATTTCAGGAAAATATAAAACTATTCTATCTGATACCATTATCTCTATCGCTATTGTTCAGCTTACGGCTGCCTGTATGGTATCTGCGGCCATGGCTGAAGTTGAAGCTGGCAGTAAAGACAAGCATGTTGCCCTGGTCAGCAAGGCGTACCTTGTTCTTCTGCTGCACATACTTGTTGAAAAGTTCATCCTTATACACGCAGCCATGAGGATAGAATACGAATAATCCGAGAATGCCAAACTGCCAGTTCTTATAACTGTAGGTTACGGCAAGATTGGAGGTAGGCTCTCCGCCATTTGTCTTTTCTCCCCAAAAACTCTTTTCCACCTTATAGGCACCATAGCCAATGTTCCAATTGCCCGTCATGTACCGAATTTCTGCTCCATAACTGAAGTATTTGAACTCGTGGGAATAATCCAAACCCTTTGTCTTGACATTCTGATACTCGCACATAAGGTTCAAATCCAGATGATCCTTGATGAGGTGAACTTCTGGAGTCAACAGCAGGTGCTTGTAATCATGACTCTTCTGATTCTCCGGTTTGCTCACAAAGAGATAAGAGCCATCCTCCCGCTTTTCGGGCAAGATAGAAGTGGCTATAGGCTTGTCGTAATACGTCCAGTTTCCCTCCAGGTACACAGACATCAGCGGAATGTTCCAGGAAGCCGACAAGGTATTGTTGTAGCCGGTAAATGGCTTCAGACCGCTATTGCCGTCACGCGCCTCAAAGCTGTTGGAATATTGGCGCAACTCGCTCAAGTCGGAAAGGCTTGGGATGTCTGACGTGATTTTGCTGCTCCATTTAAAACTCAGATGGTCGCTAGCCTTTGCCTGTAATGTTACCTGTGGTCGAAACAGCCATTTGCTGTATCCGTTCTCCCCCTGATGGATGGAAGACCTGGTTGCGCCAACTCCCACCTGATAACTGAACCACTTCTGCTGTCCCTGTAGCTGGGTGAAAAGATAGAGATTGCTGTACTTCAATTCCGTATCAGCATTACTGCTTCCCACATAGATGTTATCTGTGTGGCTGATATTATATTGTCCACCTACCGATAAAGCCATCTGTTTCCAGTTCTTGCTGTATGTTCCTTCACCAATAAGAGAGCGCTTTCTACCAGTTGCATCATAACTGTAATCGGTCAGCGGAGCGTTCTTTACAGATTCATCCGGCGATTTGTTGAACGTATATTCCCTCATACGATATTGGTAATCTGTGCCGATGTAAGTACCCACCAGGTTCAGAGCCAGGTTCTGGTCATGGGGCATGTTGAGCGAATAATAAATGTCCAGAGATGGAATCTGCTCCAGCATTTTTCTGTTGTTTTGCAGATATTGATTTGCCTTGCCGCTTTCCTGATAAAGCTGGTTCATGCCTCTCACAGGACTGTTGTGATTGTAGAAATTCAACCGTACATTCAATGTATATTTGTCTGGCTCACTAAGATTATAACCCAATTGTACATTATTAGTGGTGTATAGGAACGGAGAATCATAACCTAAATAATTGCGATGTAGAGTTTCTCCTGTGGGCAGATGATAAGTACCGAGACTCTCATAGCTTCGTTCCTCTACCGAGCGATAGGAGAAACTGTAGTTGATGCTGAATTCCGATTTCTTCACATTGTATTTGAAATAACCGTCGCTATTATTGAAACCTGCCTTGGTGCCTTGCATCGTAGAAACTCCACCCACATAACCGGCATAGCGTCGGCGGACCTGGTAGTTGATGACTGCATCCAGATTGCTGTCTCCATATTTGAGTCCTGGAACATTGATGAATTCCACCTTTGTAACTTCATCCGGCTGTAAAGCCAATACATCTTGCATGCTAGCCTTGACATCGTTGATGCGTATTTGCACATCTCCGCCCTTTAATGACAGAACTTTGCGTTCTGCTCGATTTACGATAATGGTAGGCAAAGACAAGTTGTCCAACAGATCATAACCATTGGAAGCCGTTTTCACCTGCTCTTTTGTAGGGAAGATGATTTGTCTATCTACTTTTTCTACAACCCTTGCGGCTTCAACGGTCACACCTTTCAACAGGTATGAATTCGCCTGCATCCTCACATTTCCGATACGGGCAATAGGTACCAGCTTGCAAATGGTCTTATAGCCTACAAAAGAAACCTTCATGAGGACCTGCTTCTGCTGGCAGGGGATGACGAAATCGCCATTGGCGTTGCTCACGCCTCCACAGAGAAAGGAGGAATCCTTCGGGTTGAGCAGCTGGATGTTGGCGAATTCTACAGGAAGATTGTGATTGTCTATCAGTCTGCCTATCAGCTTGCGCTCGCTCTTGCGTATGCACTCCACGGTGATGAGGCTGTCGCCCACGGTCATCTGCATCGGATAGAAACCGATTACCTTGTGGATGGCATCGGGAATATTGGCTGTCTTCACGTTCTGGGTAACCGTGAAATCCTCCAGTTCGTTGTAGATGAAGCTGATTTTGTAGCGCTTGGAAGCCTTGTCGAGGTCGATGAGGACGTCCGACATGCTGCGGTTGTGATAGTTGCGCTGGATGTGCTGTGCGCTCATCGCCAGGGCGAACGTGCACAGCAGGAATATGATGGCTGAAAATCTTCTCATAATGATACTTTTTAACTTTGAACTTTGAGCTTTGAACATTGAACTTTATGATTACTTTGAGAGTCGATAATATTATGCTTACTTTTGATAAGCTTGTTATTTTACAATCAGCTTGTTTTGTTGCAATTCGATGTTTACGTTCTCGAATTGGTTCAGTTCTTTTACGATGTTCTCGATGCTCGAATGACTGTTCCATTCGTAATAGAGGCGGAGGGTCTTGTCCTCGTTATTCTCAAACTTCACTTGTAAATCATAATAAGAAGCAATCTCTGAAATCATCTGCTCGAAAGCCACATTCTCGAAAGTCTTGTGAATGGCTGGCTTTTCTGGTTTCGGATGAGTCAGGGAATCCTTTGCTGCTACCTGCTTTGCGGAATCTGATTTTATGGCTTCCGGATGAGTGTCTGCGGTTACCTGGGTTGGTTCCTGGCTGCGCTTGATGTAAGTATGGATTGCGGCAAAGGCAATACCCGAAATCAAGACAAAGCCGGCGATGGATGCTGCCAGTTTACGCCAGGAAGTTATAGGATGAGTTGCTTCTTCCTGAAGTTGATGCTCCTGGTTGAATTTCTCCCATTCCTCATCTACATTAATAATAGGAGAGGGGCTTTCAAGTGCAGAATCCACTTCTACCATCGTCTGATAGAGTTTTCGGCATTCCTCATCCTGCAATATTTCACGAATCTCCTCATCAGAATACTTCTCCTGATGGTCGATGATATCCAGTATTTTTTCAAACTTGTCCATAATAAATCTGCTAAGGGTTAAACTTTTGCTTTAATTTTCTGATGCCTTGCGCCAGATGCTTATAAACTGCCACTTCGCTGATGCCCAATTCCGTAGCAATCTCCCGATATTTCAGTTTCTGCCGAAAACGGAGATCGAGTACCTTGCGGGTTTGTGGCGTGAGTTCAGCATTCATATAAGCCAGAATTGCCTCGTACTTTTCGGTCTCCCTGTCTATTTCGGCAATCGTCGCTTCCAGGGGAGCTATCGAAGGCGAAGTATCGGCTTTCAGGAGATGATGAACCCGGTCTTTCATCTTCTGTCGGCTCAACAGGTTGAGGCATTTATGGCGCACACACACCAGAAGGTAGCTCCCGGCGTTGGCGGAAGGCAGGGGCGGTTCGCTGGCTATTGTCTTGTCGTTAGCCGTCTCGTTATCAAGACCCAGTTGAGTCTTTCCGTCGAGCACATCGGCAAAGACTTCGCTCACCACATCCTTGCTGGCTGCATCATCCTTCAGAAGTACCCTGGCCAATTGGTACATCCTCAGATAATGCTGCCGGAAGAGCTGTTCTATCGTTTCTTTGTTTATTTGCATTACTTTATTTCTTTTCTTTTGCCTATATTACAATCGAATTTTCATTTTCCTAACCCTTAGCAGAATATTTTTTAATGCAAATTATTAAAACGTCAAAAATACCCTATCGGACTTGCTCCTTCTTCAGATGCTTGTAAAGCCACAGGAAGGCGGGAATGAGGAAGAGATCTGCCATGACCCACGCCACAGGGTCGCCGAAGCAGACACCCGTCCACGCCAGGGCAGGTACCAGCCAGAGACTCACACCGCATCTCGCTATCATTTCCATCACGCCACTCAGCATCGAGAGATTGCTGTAACCCAAGCCCTGGATGCTGTAGCGCAGGATGGTGAGCAAGCCCAGACAAGGATAGAAATAGTTGGCTATGCGCATAAACTGGGCAGCATAAGTCACCACCTCCGCCTCGCCCTTATCCACGAAGAGCATCATCATCTCGTCGGCAAACGGATAGATGAGCAAGAAGGTGAAGACGAAATAAACCAGCATCATCCTGATGGAAGCCCTTACGCCCTGACCGATACGCTCCAGTTTCCGGGCACCCAGGTTCTGACCGCAATAGGTAGCCATCGCCACGCCGAGGTTCTCGAAAACGCAGGTAAAGAGATATTTGATGCGCATAGAGGCAGTAAATGCCGCCACATAAACCGTTCCCAGAGCGTTGTTCGCACTCTGGAGCATGATGAGGCCGATGGCGGTAATGGAGAACTGCAGACCCATCGGAACGCCGTTGTTCAGCAGAATGCTTACCTTCTTGTTGTCGAATTTCCTTTCCTCACCCTTCGGAATCAGAATCTGCATCTTCTTTTTGATAAACCAGATACAGAGCAGCACGGAAATGCCCTGCGAGAGCCAGGTGGCAATGCCTGCACCCTCTACGCCCAGTCCCATGCCGAGGATCAGAATGCCATCGAGAATGATGTTGATAACGGAAGCTGTGATGAGGAAATAGAAAGGCTGTTTCGAGTTGCCCAGGGCACGGATCTGACCGGAGAGCAGATTGTAGCCAATGGTGAAAGGAATCGCCGCAAACTGCAGCATCAGGAAGATGTAGGCATCATCGAACACCTCCTTCGGCGTATTCACCAGGTGCAGAATCTTTCCGCAGAAGATGCAGGAAAGAAAGGTGATGACCACGGCAAATACCACGGCAATGCGGATGCTGTTGCTCACGTAAGTCCGCATCTTGGCGTAATCCCTGGCGCCGAAAGCCTGGGCGATAGGGATGGCAAAACCGGCACAGGAACCGTTGCAGAAGCCCATGATGAGGAACATGATGGAGCTGGATGCGCCAACAGCCGCAAGAGCTCCCACGCCAATCCATCTTCCCACGATGGCGGCATCGATGATGAGATACATCTGCTGAAGGATGTAACCTAGGATTAGTGGAATCGCAAATTTGATGATGGCTCGCAAGGGCGAACCTACAGTCATGTCGTTTGTTGACTTTGAACTTTGAGCTTTGAACATTGAACTTTATGATTAGTTTTTGTTATCCTAGAAATATAAAAAAGGAGGAGGATGCACTCTTTATTTGAGCGCATCTCCTATCTTCTGTTTGATTTGTGCCATTTTGTTGCGGCGCTCGATGGAGAACGTATCTCCGTGTGCTTCCACGTAATCGAAGAGCATGAACGCCTTGTTCAGCAGTTCATCTCTTGCGGGCTGCCCCACCATGTCAGCCTCGTGATAGTAGAGTTCGGCAAGCATATCCATCTTGGAGAGTCGCTTCTCCTCGTCGTCGATACCTGCCATTGCTTTCATCACATCCTCAATGGTGGCGATGCTGTAGAAGGCATAAGGGCCCACGTATTGGTCGTAGAGTTCCTTAATCTTCTCACGTCTCACCTCCACCTCTTTCTTTTCGAGCATTCTTTCGAGTGCCGCCATAAACTCGCGAATCAGTCGCTGTATGTAGTCTCGTTGTAGCATAAAATAGTCTTTATTTTATTCGTTGTTATTGATTGCCTCCACATACTCCCACAGTTTCTTGTAGAAAGGATGCTTCGTCATCGTGTCCTTGTTGCCCAGGATGATGAGCTTCATGCGGGCTCTCGTCATCGCCACGTTCATGCGGCGGAGGTCTTTCAGGAATCCTATCTGGCCTTCATCGTTGGAACGTACCAGGGAGATGAGGATCACGTCTCTTTCCTGCCCCTGGAAACCATCCACCGTGTTGACGCTGATGAGGCGGCGGTAAGGCTTAAAGAACTCATACTTCTTGATGAGCTTCTTCAGATACTGCACCTGGGCACGGTAAGGCGAAATGATGCCTACGTCGATGCTCTCGCTCAATACCCGCTGCTTGCCTATCTTGGTGAAGTATTCCGCCAGGGTGAGCAGGGTAAGCTCGGCTTCTGCCTTGTTGATTCTTCCGAAACTCTCGCCTACAAACTGCTCCTTGAAGTTCAGATCTTCGCCTTCTTCTATCGTATCTGCCGGTTCCTTGTCGGAAGTGTCAATCCACGTAATCGGATGGTCGTAATCCAATACGCTGCGGTATTTGATCTGTGGCGCACTCTCCACCTTGCCCCCGTAGAACCAGTCGCTGGAGAATCGCATGATTTCATCGTTCATGCGGTATTGGATTTTCAGCAGGGTCACTACCTCGGGCTTGTTTTCGGCGATGCGCTCCATCAGCGTCTTGCCCAGTCCGGCTCTCAGGGCTGCGATACTCTTCACGGTAGGTGGCAGCTGACAATGGTCGCCTGCCAGAATCACCCGGCTGGCTCTTCGCATCGGAATCCAGCAGGCGGCTTCCAGAGCCTGGGCAGCCTCGTCGATAAAGAGGGTGCCAAACTTCATGCCTTCCAGCAGATGATGGGCTGAGCCTACCAGGGTACAGGCGATGACACGCGCCTCGCCAAAGAGTTCTGCGTTGATGCGGAGTTCTATTTCGGCAGCACGGCTCTTCAGCCTATCCATCTTCTGATGATAGTTCTCGCTACCCTTCTTCCTGTTCTTTCTTAATTCTCTGATTGCCTTGCGGATAGCCCAGAGTTGCGGATAGTCGGGATGACTCTCGAAGCGGCGCTCGTAGGTGAAGCCCAGCATCTTGTCGTTCACACGGGTAGGGTTTCCTATTCTGAGCACGTTGATGCCTCTATCTACCAGTTTTTCTGAAATCCAATCCACCGCCATGTTGCTCTGTGCACACACCAGCACCTGGCTCTCCCTCATCAGGGTTTCGTTGATGGCTTCCACCAGGGTAGTGGTCTTTCCGGTTCCCGGAGGTCCGTGAACGATGGCAACATCCTTCGCCCAAAGCACCTCATTTACAGCTCTTTCCTGGGTAGGATTGAGCCAAGGAAACTTCATCGGGGCAAACGAGAATCTGCCCGCCTTCTGATGCGAATAGAATAAATCGCGGAGATAAGCCAGACGGTTGTTCTTCGCCTTCATCACTCTATCCAAAGCCTCGAACATCAGCTTGTAGCTGGTTTCGTCGAAGGACAACTGTACGCCGATAGGCTCCGTAGACTGCTGCAAATCGAGCAGTGGGGCAGAATCGGGAACGGTAATCACCATTCTGTCACCATCCACATAGCTCACGGTGCCTGTAAAGGAGAAATATTTGATCTGTTCTTCACTTCTGAAGAACATGACGGGGCGACCGAACTCAAAATTGTGCTCGATATCCTGATCCGAGGTACGGAATACCTCGATGGCTGTTTGGTTCAGCGAATTATAAAAGCTCTTTCCCACCTGTAGCGGGAACCAGGCATCACCTCGTTTCACCTTTCGCTTCATGCCCATCTGTTCGGTGAGCTTGCGGAAGGCTTCCTTCTCGGTGTAATACTCCAGCTGGAGCAGGGTGCGTTGCTGCAACAATGCCTGAATTGGTGAAATCTGTTCCATAATTGGTTGCAAAGTTACACCAATTCAGGCAAAAATAAGAAGATAATAGGATAATTATGTTTAAAAACTATCACTTTTCTCATCATCTCTGCCAGAGTTGATAGTCCTGAATCTCGTTGGCGTTATCATCCGGCGAAGCATTCTTGCCGTTTTCTGTCGGCACATTCTGCTTCTCTTTTGACTGCGCCCTATGATAATAGGTGAAGGCGATGAGGCTGATGAGCAGCAGGGCGATGATGCCGAGAACGATGCCGCCTGCCTTCAGCAGGGGCGATTCATGTTTGTGTTCTCTTACCTCGCGGATGCTCTTGGGACGGATGCTCAGGTCGCGGTTTATGCATACTTCTGCCGTCTTCCTGAGGTGCCTGTCGTGGGTGGCCTTCGCCATGTCGAGAAGCACCATGCCCAGCGAATAAATGTCTGCCTGAGGGTCTGATTTGGCTCCCTGCAGGAGTTGTTCCGGGGCGATGTAGCCCGAGGTTCCTGCCGGCAGTTTAAGAATGGTGAAGGAATCGCTGTCGGAAAGTCCGAAATCGATGAGCTTCACGTTCTTGCCATTGTGGGTTACCATGATGTTGGCGGGTTTCAGGTCGCGATGAATCATCTGCTTGTTGTGCATGTATTCCAGGGCGTCCATCAGTTCGTGGGCTATCTTGTGCGCCATTTCCGCCGTGAGCAGTTGCTGGTCTATCAGATATTGCAGCGTGTCGCCATCTATGTATTCCATCACGATGGTGGTACCCAGGTTCTCCACTTCTTCCATGCCTATGGTATGGCAGATGTTGGGGTGCTCCAACTGCAGACCTATCTCGAATTCCTTGGTCAAAGCCTGTCGGTAGATGGGCGTATAGAGGAAGTCGTTCTTCAGGCATTTCAGCATGTAGCGCTTGCCGTATCTTGTGGCTGTGAAGATGCGGGTGTGCCCAGAGATGGAGACGTAGCATTGGCTGAGGTTGCTGAACTTAGACTCCACCGGCTGGGGTTCGGCAACGTTCATCTCCTTGTTGATATCTTCCGTGAATCCTGATGTTGTCTTCATCGGCTTATCTGATGCTGTGTTTATTGACTTATCTGACGTTGTTTTCATTGGCTGATGATGCTGATAAGGGTGAGACCTCCGTTTCTTCCTGCTACGAACGATGCGGTACGCTCGCCGTTTCGCTCGATGTAAGGCAGATAGAGCGGCTGCTCCTTGATGAAGCATCCGGTAACGAAATGATCGCCTGCTTCAAGCTTGCTGTTTTCTGAGGCAAGTATTTCGTAGGTACTCTCGCCCAGATAGCGTAGGCGTAGAATGCGGTTGGGGCTCCATCCGATGGCTATCTCCGTACCCTTCTTCAGGTCGCTACTTACCAGCTGGCTTGCCTTGAAGAACGAGGAGTTGTAGCGGGTACTGGTCTTCAGCCATTGCTTGAACTCCATGTAGTTCTTGTGCCCAATATATTGCGCAAGAATATCGAGCGTCACCATGCGTGGCTTGTGGTTGTCGCTCACATAACCGTAGAGTCGCTTCAGGGTTGAGGGTGAAACCTTGCCGCCTGTATGCTTTTCGAGGAAGAACGAGAATTCCTCAAAGTCGGTGGTGGTGGCTAGTATTTTGCCGTATTCCTGCTCCACGAGAGACTTTAATTCTTCTATTTCAGGTGTTGTCATATTCTAAGTGTTTTTTTTGTTTTTATTGCTCAACAATGTGTTCAAACTTGCTCCAGCTTTTGTTGTTCTGATAGAGCTTCTTCTTGCCTGCCGGTACGTGAAGCACGCAGGTTGGGAGGAATGGGGTGCCCTTGGTGGTGAAGGCATTCGTATTGCATACGGGTGGATAGGGGGCATCGACGTAGAGGTCGGTGAGCGGACAGCCGTCGAACACGTAATCAGAGACGAGCTCTGTCTTCTCGCCCAATCTTACCACCTTCAGGCGGGTGCATCCCTGGAAGGTGCCCGTAGGAATCAGCTTGAGTTGGGCTGGCAGAGAAACCTCTTCCACCAGGCTGTTCATCAGCGCTCCCTGTCCTATTTCCGAAAAACTATCCGGAAAGATGAAGCGGGTGATGCTGCATTCCTTGAAAGCATAATCGCCGATGCCAGAAAGAGAGGAAGGCAGGGTGTAGTCGCCCTGTTTACCCATCGGGAACCAGAGAATTTCGGTTCCGGCTGCATTAAACAGTACTCCATCCAGACTGCTGTAGTGGGTGTTGGCTTTCGAAACCTGGATGCTTTCCAGTGCGGTGCAACCGGCTGATGGAAGCAGCTGGCTTACAGAGGCTGGAATCTCTATTTCCTTCAGCGATGTGCAGCCGGCAAACGCATCTTTCTCTATCTTGGTGACATCCGATGGAAGGAGGATGTGGCTGAGCTGATTGCATTGGGCAAGGAATCCCTGACCCACCACCTGATTTTCGGTGTGGCGATGATAAGGTCCGAAGTCGCCTCCTCCTGCTACGATGTGGGCATCAGCCAGGTTGATGTCGGCAAGTTTTCCTTCCGTGGTTTCATTGTTGATGTCTCTTCCTGCCATCGTTCTCAGGCATCTCAGGTCGTCTCCATTCAGGTCGCCGGCTATCGTGAGCTGGGTGTATTCGTTGAGATGATTGCCCATCAGTTCACTCAGTTTTCCTGCTTCCTGCAGCTTTACGGCGTCTGAAGTTCTGAAGGTGATGGCTTGGCTCTTGGTTTCGCCTACCCGGTTTTGGGCGTAAGCCCAGATTCTGTAGGTGGTGTTGAATTTCAGGTCGTTGAGTTTCACCTGCTGCGCTCCGATGGCTCCCTGGTAGTTTTCTATCTTCGCCTTTTGCTGCGTAGGGGTTGCATCGCCTTCTCCGCTTTCCTCTGCATTTTCTCCATCTACTGCATCCTCTGTATAATAACATCCAGCTTCCGTAATCTCTTCACCGCCATTTGCCGTAATGTCGAAGCCCACGATGATGCTACAGGGACCATAGCTCAGAACCTGCGGATTGTTAAGGGCTGGCTTTTCGTTGGGCAGGGTGGTGAAGCTCATCGGGTTACTGCTGAGCGTGGTTCTGCCGTTGCTTCCTTGCAGCATATAATAATAGGTGGTACCTGCCTTCAGACCCATCATGCAGAGTGCCACTTCCTTGGTGGACTGGCCATTCCCCGAAGGGTTGCTGTCTTCATCTGAAAGGCTGATAGGATTTGAAGTGAGCGCCATTTCAGCCGTCTCTCCGTATCTGAAGGAAAGGGTAGGCAGGGTGGTCTCTCCCTCCAGCGAAACCGAACCGTGCAGAGTGGCCTCGTTTCGGGTAATGCCGGAAGCAGGGAGAGTGGCAAGATGTGGCTCCAGATGGGTGGGTTTCTCGCTGCTGCATGCCGTGAGAATAGCCAGCATTATTCCTAAATATATAATCAGTTTACTTTTCATCTTGATGTTCATTCTTATTTTCCTGGATTATTTTTCTCGGCTTGATTTCCCGGATTTTGATTTTCCCAGTTTGATTCCTATTCCGATGCTGCCCTGCCATTGCTTTCCGGCGATAGTAATGGCTGAGGCTGAAATACTGAGTTTTCCGAAGGAAGCCAGGGCTCCCAGTTCTGCGGTTACTCCTTTATCAGAAAGTCCGTCGTTGATCAGATAACCTTTTCCTTCGCTCTCGCTCAGTTGCCAGGCTGTGGCCGACTTACCGTATCCTACGCCTTCGAAAAGGCAGACGCCATGCGTGATGTGATGGATGGCTCCTGCCGTGAGCGTATAGTTGGTGTGGCGGGTTTCGCCCGAATAGTAGGGTTTGATATTACTGCTGCCAGTAAAGCCTTCCTTGTCGCAGTTGCCCTCCGTGTTTCCTATGCTC
The Segatella copri DNA segment above includes these coding regions:
- a CDS encoding serine/threonine protein kinase, translated to MKTTSGFTEDINKEMNVAEPQPVESKFSNLSQCYVSISGHTRIFTATRYGKRYMLKCLKNDFLYTPIYRQALTKEFEIGLQLEHPNICHTIGMEEVENLGTTIVMEYIDGDTLQYLIDQQLLTAEMAHKIAHELMDALEYMHNKQMIHRDLKPANIMVTHNGKNVKLIDFGLSDSDSFTILKLPAGTSGYIAPEQLLQGAKSDPQADIYSLGMVLLDMAKATHDRHLRKTAEVCINRDLSIRPKSIREVREHKHESPLLKAGGIVLGIIALLLISLIAFTYYHRAQSKEKQNVPTENGKNASPDDNANEIQDYQLWQR
- a CDS encoding leucine-rich repeat domain-containing protein, producing MNIKMKSKLIIYLGIMLAILTACSSEKPTHLEPHLATLPASGITRNEATLHGSVSLEGETTLPTLSFRYGETAEMALTSNPISLSDEDSNPSGNGQSTKEVALCMMGLKAGTTYYYMLQGSNGRTTLSSNPMSFTTLPNEKPALNNPQVLSYGPCSIIVGFDITANGGEEITEAGCYYTEDAVDGENAEESGEGDATPTQQKAKIENYQGAIGAQQVKLNDLKFNTTYRIWAYAQNRVGETKSQAITFRTSDAVKLQEAGKLSELMGNHLNEYTQLTIAGDLNGDDLRCLRTMAGRDINNETTEGKLADINLADAHIVAGGGDFGPYHRHTENQVVGQGFLAQCNQLSHILLPSDVTKIEKDAFAGCTSLKEIEIPASVSQLLPSAGCTALESIQVSKANTHYSSLDGVLFNAAGTEILWFPMGKQGDYTLPSSLSGIGDYAFKECSITRFIFPDSFSEIGQGALMNSLVEEVSLPAQLKLIPTGTFQGCTRLKVVRLGEKTELVSDYVFDGCPLTDLYVDAPYPPVCNTNAFTTKGTPFLPTCVLHVPAGKKKLYQNNKSWSKFEHIVEQ